One Fontisphaera persica DNA window includes the following coding sequences:
- a CDS encoding lamin tail domain-containing protein gives MMRYFLFFFFALASVAQAALVGPNGYQENFSTQPGAGDWSTYSIGGSSTSSGVSNDLVNAAQALNAADINVALGADGGNPPGATGNGVWSSSGGYVQTRPTGNNGTVLMLRLQNQSGSAVSRVSLTYDYIKATESGEQIPGFLVLYSTSGLAGNWVVVPELSLAGPGRLSASWEVNWPVGGQLYVMWVDDNADGITDEGNQIDNVVVSVVSAVQVPAVVTRSPTNVVVGELGRVELVGGASGNPAPGYQWYREGEAVVGATGAVWVVEEVPLSWNGSRVWFVAQNVVSNVTQSATSAVAVVTVRADTNAPVLLGAYAEGLNLVQLIFNESISSETATNVANYAITSGGGNLVVSNAAVGSAKTNILLTVSRMTENVTYTVRVNNLRDRSQAGNLLAANSTATFVAVSFNQANVGSTSALGAYSTVSGGYNVTAGGSDINSTSDQFFFVYQQRTGDFDVSVRVANFSPSDVWAKAGLMARENLNANAAFAASVATPGAVGVLFLSRTAAGGSVSMSGGQPVNHPYTYLRLKRFGSVFTGFVSYDGLNWVQTGTATIGMPSTIYFGLATASRSTNRQTQVEFRELASVVNPQAAQPRLTREPPGPSSRKTPVAITEIMYKPGAWAGTNDLEFVEIYNSNPYFEDLSNWRLAGDIGFRFPTNFLLGGNEYLVIAKDPDAVRHVYGITNVMGPYEGRLAESGRVRLRTEIDAIVLEVNYRSETPWPAGADGTGHSLVLACPSYGEDWAEAWDISAQVGGSPGRMDGLRQTARHNVVINEFLAHTDLPAVDFIELYNRSTQPVDISGCALSDNPSTNKYIFPPGTTLPARGFLVLTETALGFALDAGGETIYFRNAEDNAVLDCVRFKGQANGVSSGRFPDGASDIYPLQAQTPGTNNNAIRIHDLVINEVMYKPLSELEDDEYVELHNQGTNAWNLAGWRLRDGIAYTFPANTVIPAGGYLVVAKNRTNLLDKYPGLNPAIVLGNYSGSLANRGERLALAMPDQVWTISTNAQGQTVTNFDTIYVDVDEVAYRRGGQWGKWANGGGSSLELKDPRANHRLAANWADSDETQKAPWCTVEFTGPMDHGAQTASHFEVLSLEAGEFLVDNVAVLNTSGQNLISTADSNFETGGPGWLMRGNHARSTVDTSGGEGGGRCLHVRASGRGDTLANRCLVPLTTVPSSGTFTLRARVRWLCGWPEMLVRLHGNYIEASRRLEIPTNLGTPGARNSRYETNAAPAIYEVSYAPVLPAANEAVVVTARVHDPDGVTNLVLRYRLDTAGSYTSVTMVDNGTGGDAVAGDGLYSATIAGQASGALVAYQISATDLRGRNAVFPAGSGINTREHLVRFGELQPVSSFGTYRMYFTQNAVNSWINRPVLSNEPVEGTMVYGNFRVIHHIGARYAGSPYHQGFNSPVGNNCHYSVELPEDDLMLGTENFNKLHGPGNGSFDDPTLQREQVAYAVARYVGLPWLYRRYVAVYVNGVRRGTFMEDMQTPNGDVIEQYWPDDPDGQLYKLQPWFEQNDVASGASSPVNNQSWCTLNAYYSQGQHKLARYRHNYLTRAAKGTANDYTNVFQLVEAASQTGSAFVSAMEPLVDTEQWLKTFAVEHAVGNWDSFGNRNAQNMYGYKGDVNKWRLIIFDLNIVLNSPNDGGTESDAPGAALFQYNSADMNMPKFYNTPIYRRAYWRGLKQVCLGPFSNPRLNDFMDVRYQAFVLNGQTSVRAPSAVKTFISSARASILNQIAAEDAASFSVQAIPSSQNTNLLVIRGQAPVDIFTITINGKAYPINWTSVRDWSVNYVLNSGSNSLLIEGRDAQGNPIPGMEISRAVTFTGTPPDPQNTVMFSEIMYNAAVTNAEYVEIYNASTNVTFDLAGWRVNGLGYDFPLGALLLPQQRLILAKDRAAFTAAYGSGISVFDVFPGNLQKDGETLTLFRPGTNGQEIVVDRVRYEPNLPWSLKAAGGGAALQLVDGRRDHSRPLNWADGQGWKFKYFSLSNRATLNWTNLYFQLSNAGEVWVDDLRVEEGTEVGGGTNYVVNGDFEAPLEGTWVKGTMTQPTVRDGSVSRSGQYSLRLVATGRVTQAAQSLSQPLVLKTGMTYTVSLWYLPSDSVSNLTVYVTAFVTSNFVVHASMYGRSPGLGNPVEGLLPELPGVYLNEVQAENGAGGGWTTMGSGSRGWSCTMGGAMRWI, from the coding sequence ATGATGCGTTATTTCCTCTTTTTCTTTTTCGCCTTGGCTTCGGTGGCTCAGGCGGCGTTGGTGGGGCCGAATGGGTATCAGGAGAATTTTAGCACGCAGCCTGGGGCGGGGGATTGGAGCACCTACAGCATTGGGGGCAGTTCGACTTCCAGCGGGGTGAGCAATGATTTGGTGAATGCGGCGCAGGCGTTGAATGCGGCGGACATCAACGTGGCGTTGGGGGCCGATGGGGGCAATCCGCCGGGGGCGACGGGCAACGGGGTATGGTCGTCGAGCGGGGGGTATGTGCAGACGCGGCCGACGGGGAACAACGGGACGGTGTTGATGCTGCGGTTGCAGAATCAGAGCGGGTCGGCGGTGTCGCGGGTGAGTTTGACGTATGACTATATCAAGGCGACGGAGAGTGGGGAGCAGATACCGGGATTTTTGGTGTTGTACAGTACGAGTGGGCTGGCGGGGAATTGGGTGGTGGTGCCGGAGTTGAGTTTGGCGGGGCCGGGGCGGTTGAGTGCGAGTTGGGAGGTGAACTGGCCGGTGGGGGGTCAGTTGTATGTGATGTGGGTGGATGACAATGCGGACGGGATTACGGACGAGGGGAATCAGATAGACAACGTGGTGGTGAGTGTGGTGTCGGCGGTGCAGGTGCCGGCGGTGGTGACGCGGTCGCCGACGAACGTGGTGGTGGGGGAGTTGGGGCGGGTGGAGTTGGTGGGGGGAGCCAGTGGGAATCCGGCGCCTGGGTATCAGTGGTATCGGGAGGGGGAGGCGGTGGTGGGGGCGACGGGGGCGGTGTGGGTGGTGGAGGAGGTGCCGTTGAGCTGGAATGGGTCGCGGGTGTGGTTTGTGGCGCAGAACGTGGTGAGCAACGTGACGCAGTCGGCCACCAGTGCGGTGGCAGTGGTCACCGTGCGCGCCGATACCAATGCGCCTGTCCTGTTGGGGGCATACGCTGAAGGCCTGAATTTGGTCCAGCTCATTTTCAATGAATCCATTTCTTCCGAAACAGCAACGAATGTGGCCAATTATGCCATTACCAGCGGTGGGGGTAACCTCGTCGTTTCCAACGCGGCGGTGGGCAGCGCCAAAACCAACATTCTCCTGACGGTCAGTCGCATGACGGAAAATGTGACCTACACAGTGCGGGTAAATAATCTGCGGGATCGTTCGCAGGCAGGCAATCTGCTGGCGGCCAACAGCACGGCCACCTTTGTTGCCGTGAGCTTCAACCAGGCGAATGTGGGCAGCACCAGCGCACTGGGCGCTTATTCCACCGTGAGCGGCGGCTACAACGTCACCGCCGGCGGGTCGGACATCAACAGCACCAGTGACCAGTTCTTTTTTGTGTATCAGCAGCGCACGGGGGATTTTGATGTCAGCGTGCGGGTGGCCAACTTCAGCCCGTCGGATGTGTGGGCCAAGGCCGGCCTGATGGCGCGTGAAAACCTCAATGCCAACGCGGCGTTTGCCGCTTCTGTGGCCACGCCGGGGGCGGTGGGTGTTTTATTTTTGTCGCGCACCGCGGCGGGCGGTTCCGTGAGCATGTCGGGCGGGCAGCCGGTGAATCATCCCTACACCTACCTTCGCTTGAAACGCTTCGGCAGTGTGTTCACGGGATTTGTCAGCTATGACGGCCTGAACTGGGTCCAGACCGGCACGGCCACCATCGGCATGCCTTCCACGATTTATTTTGGGCTGGCCACGGCGTCCCGCAGCACCAACCGGCAGACGCAGGTTGAGTTTCGGGAGCTTGCCTCGGTGGTGAATCCGCAGGCAGCGCAGCCGCGCCTGACGCGTGAGCCGCCCGGCCCCTCGAGCCGCAAGACACCGGTGGCCATCACGGAAATCATGTACAAACCGGGCGCCTGGGCGGGCACCAATGATTTGGAATTTGTGGAAATCTACAATTCCAATCCGTATTTCGAGGATCTCTCCAACTGGCGGCTGGCCGGGGACATTGGTTTTCGTTTTCCCACCAATTTCCTGCTGGGCGGCAATGAATACCTCGTCATTGCGAAGGACCCGGACGCCGTCCGGCACGTTTATGGCATCACGAATGTCATGGGGCCTTACGAGGGACGCCTGGCCGAATCTGGGCGTGTCCGGTTGCGCACCGAAATTGACGCCATTGTTCTGGAAGTCAATTACCGCAGCGAAACCCCGTGGCCTGCAGGGGCGGATGGCACCGGCCATTCACTGGTGTTGGCGTGTCCCTCTTATGGTGAAGATTGGGCCGAGGCATGGGATATTAGCGCCCAGGTGGGCGGATCGCCCGGGCGCATGGACGGTTTGCGGCAAACCGCCCGGCACAATGTGGTCATTAATGAGTTCCTGGCACACACGGATCTGCCGGCGGTGGATTTTATTGAGCTATACAATCGCAGCACACAGCCGGTGGACATTTCCGGTTGCGCTCTTTCGGATAATCCCTCCACCAATAAATACATTTTTCCGCCCGGCACCACCCTCCCCGCGCGGGGTTTTCTGGTCTTGACCGAAACCGCCCTGGGCTTCGCCCTGGATGCTGGCGGGGAAACGATTTATTTCCGCAACGCCGAAGACAACGCGGTGTTGGACTGCGTGCGATTCAAGGGCCAGGCCAACGGGGTTTCCAGCGGGCGCTTTCCTGACGGAGCCAGTGACATCTACCCGCTGCAGGCGCAGACCCCCGGCACCAACAACAATGCCATTCGCATCCATGATCTGGTGATCAACGAGGTCATGTACAAGCCGTTGTCGGAGCTGGAGGATGACGAATACGTGGAATTGCACAACCAGGGCACAAATGCCTGGAATTTGGCTGGCTGGCGTTTGCGGGATGGCATCGCCTATACCTTTCCCGCCAACACCGTGATCCCGGCCGGCGGTTACCTCGTGGTGGCCAAGAATCGCACGAATCTGCTTGATAAATATCCCGGGCTTAACCCAGCCATCGTGCTGGGCAACTATTCCGGTTCGCTGGCCAATCGCGGCGAGCGACTGGCACTGGCGATGCCGGATCAGGTTTGGACCATCTCCACCAATGCCCAGGGCCAGACGGTGACCAACTTCGACACCATTTATGTGGATGTGGATGAAGTCGCCTACCGCCGCGGCGGCCAGTGGGGCAAGTGGGCCAATGGCGGCGGCAGCAGTTTGGAACTTAAGGATCCTCGTGCCAATCATCGGCTGGCTGCCAACTGGGCCGATAGTGATGAAACGCAAAAAGCCCCCTGGTGTACGGTGGAGTTCACCGGCCCCATGGACCACGGCGCGCAGACCGCTTCGCATTTTGAAGTGCTGTCCCTCGAAGCGGGCGAATTTCTGGTGGATAACGTGGCCGTGCTGAACACCAGCGGCCAGAATTTGATTTCCACCGCCGACAGCAACTTTGAAACAGGGGGTCCGGGCTGGCTCATGCGCGGCAATCACGCCCGCTCCACTGTGGACACCTCGGGCGGGGAAGGCGGCGGGCGTTGCCTGCACGTGCGGGCGAGCGGGCGGGGGGACACCCTGGCCAATCGCTGCCTGGTGCCCCTCACCACCGTGCCCAGCAGCGGCACTTTCACCCTGCGGGCCAGGGTGCGCTGGTTGTGCGGCTGGCCGGAAATGTTGGTTCGCCTGCACGGCAACTACATTGAGGCCAGTCGGCGTCTGGAAATCCCCACCAACCTGGGCACGCCGGGCGCGCGCAACAGCCGCTATGAGACGAATGCGGCTCCGGCGATTTATGAGGTGTCTTATGCGCCTGTTTTGCCGGCGGCGAACGAAGCCGTGGTGGTGACCGCGCGGGTGCATGATCCGGATGGGGTGACCAACCTGGTGTTGCGTTACCGCTTGGACACTGCCGGCTCCTACACCTCCGTAACCATGGTTGACAATGGCACGGGTGGTGATGCGGTGGCGGGCGACGGCCTTTATTCGGCCACCATCGCGGGCCAGGCTTCCGGTGCCTTGGTGGCCTATCAAATCTCAGCCACCGACCTGCGCGGGCGTAACGCCGTCTTTCCCGCTGGGTCAGGCATCAATACGCGTGAGCATCTGGTGCGGTTTGGCGAGTTGCAGCCCGTCTCCAGTTTCGGCACGTACCGCATGTATTTCACCCAGAATGCGGTCAACTCGTGGATTAACCGGCCGGTGCTGAGCAATGAGCCAGTGGAGGGCACGATGGTTTATGGCAATTTCCGGGTCATCCACCACATCGGCGCCCGGTACGCAGGCAGTCCCTATCATCAAGGATTTAACAGCCCGGTGGGCAACAACTGCCATTACTCGGTGGAATTGCCCGAGGATGATTTAATGCTGGGGACGGAGAACTTCAACAAGCTGCACGGCCCCGGCAATGGTTCATTCGATGACCCCACCCTGCAGCGGGAGCAGGTGGCTTATGCTGTAGCGCGGTATGTGGGGTTGCCCTGGCTTTATCGGCGCTACGTGGCCGTGTATGTCAACGGCGTCCGCCGCGGCACCTTCATGGAAGACATGCAAACACCGAATGGCGATGTCATCGAACAATACTGGCCGGATGATCCCGACGGCCAGCTCTACAAACTCCAGCCTTGGTTTGAACAAAACGATGTCGCCTCCGGCGCCTCCTCGCCGGTGAACAACCAGTCGTGGTGCACCCTCAATGCCTATTACAGCCAGGGTCAGCATAAACTGGCGCGTTACCGGCATAATTACCTGACGCGCGCGGCCAAAGGCACCGCCAATGATTACACCAATGTCTTTCAACTGGTGGAGGCTGCTTCCCAAACCGGCTCCGCCTTCGTGTCCGCCATGGAGCCGCTGGTGGACACCGAGCAATGGCTCAAGACTTTTGCCGTCGAGCATGCGGTGGGCAACTGGGACAGCTTCGGCAACCGCAATGCCCAAAACATGTACGGCTACAAGGGCGATGTGAACAAATGGCGGCTGATTATCTTCGACCTCAACATTGTGTTGAACAGTCCCAACGACGGCGGCACGGAGTCCGATGCTCCGGGCGCGGCATTGTTTCAGTATAATTCCGCCGACATGAACATGCCGAAGTTTTACAATACACCGATTTATCGGCGCGCCTACTGGCGCGGTCTCAAGCAGGTTTGCCTCGGGCCGTTCAGCAACCCGCGTTTGAATGACTTTATGGATGTCCGTTATCAGGCCTTTGTGCTCAACGGCCAGACCAGCGTGCGGGCGCCCTCCGCGGTTAAAACCTTCATCAGCTCCGCCCGCGCGAGCATTCTTAATCAGATTGCGGCGGAAGATGCCGCCTCATTCAGCGTGCAGGCCATTCCTTCCAGCCAGAACACCAACCTGCTGGTCATTCGCGGCCAGGCCCCGGTGGATATCTTTACCATCACCATCAATGGCAAGGCCTATCCCATCAACTGGACCAGTGTGCGCGACTGGAGTGTTAATTACGTCCTCAACTCGGGCAGTAATAGCTTGCTCATCGAAGGCCGGGATGCGCAGGGGAATCCCATTCCCGGCATGGAAATCTCGCGTGCCGTGACCTTTACGGGCACCCCACCGGATCCGCAAAACACGGTGATGTTCTCCGAAATTATGTACAACGCGGCAGTGACCAATGCGGAATACGTGGAAATTTATAATGCTTCCACCAATGTCACCTTCGACCTGGCCGGCTGGCGCGTCAATGGCTTGGGCTATGACTTCCCCTTGGGAGCCTTGCTGCTCCCACAGCAGCGGCTCATCTTGGCCAAAGACCGGGCCGCCTTCACCGCCGCCTACGGCAGCGGCATTTCAGTGTTTGACGTGTTTCCCGGGAATCTGCAGAAAGACGGCGAAACCCTGACGCTTTTCCGCCCCGGTACCAACGGCCAGGAAATTGTGGTGGACCGGGTCCGCTACGAGCCGAATTTGCCGTGGTCCTTGAAGGCGGCCGGGGGCGGGGCGGCATTGCAGTTGGTGGACGGGCGGCGGGACCACAGCCGTCCGTTGAACTGGGCGGACGGGCAGGGATGGAAGTTCAAGTATTTCAGTTTGTCCAACCGGGCCACGTTGAATTGGACCAATTTATATTTTCAACTTTCCAATGCAGGAGAGGTGTGGGTGGATGATTTGCGGGTGGAGGAGGGGACCGAAGTGGGTGGAGGGACGAACTACGTGGTGAACGGGGATTTTGAGGCGCCGCTGGAGGGGACGTGGGTGAAGGGGACGATGACCCAGCCGACGGTGCGAGATGGGAGTGTGAGCCGGAGCGGGCAGTACAGTTTGCGGCTGGTGGCGACGGGGCGGGTGACGCAGGCGGCGCAGTCGTTGTCGCAGCCGTTGGTGTTGAAGACGGGGATGACGTACACGGTGAGTTTGTGGTATTTGCCGAGCGACAGTGTGAGCAATTTGACGGTGTATGTGACGGCGTTTGTGACCTCGAACTTTGTGGTGCACGCTTCGATGTATGGGCGGTCGCCGGGGTTGGGGAATCCGGTGGAGGGTTTGTTGCCGGAGCTGCCGGGGGTGTATTTGAACGAGGTGCAGGCGGAGAATGGGGCTGGGGGGGGGTGGACAACTATGGGGAGCGGGAGCCGTGGGTGGAGTTGTACAATGGGGGGAGCAATGCGGTGGATTTGA
- a CDS encoding lamin tail domain-containing protein, translating to MDNYGEREPWVELYNGGSNAVDLTGWYLANQYTNLGQWAFPAGTVLGPGEYRVVWCDGQEGQSAGTNLHTNFRLSGGAGSVALVMPVDGGLKVLDYLNYTNLAPDQSYGDYPNGQMFYRQKFMYPTPGWANNTDLALPVVRINEWMADNTLVLTPDQRYEDWFELYNPTTNFINLQGLYLSDNPSNKLQFRIPAGYTIPPRGYLLVWADNRPELNSTNEVDLHVNFALARRGESIGLYGPDGSVIDEVTFGDMTGNVVLGRYPDGSSLITTLSRPTPRGANVASITPGNTPPQLAPLPNRSLLVGQTLQLDLVATDVDQPPQNLAFSFLPPTPVSVTLTNGNRLRWTPTLAEVGTHQIVVRVTDDGTPPMSATNTLQVTVGALPQLPPGGLSLANGRLSLTFATVPGVTYRLQYKQQLTDAVWLDVAPPTNAAGATITLQDNLTAPQRFYRLTAE from the coding sequence GTGGACAACTATGGGGAGCGGGAGCCGTGGGTGGAGTTGTACAATGGGGGGAGCAATGCGGTGGATTTGACGGGGTGGTATTTGGCGAACCAGTACACGAACCTGGGGCAGTGGGCGTTTCCGGCGGGGACGGTGTTGGGGCCTGGGGAGTATCGGGTGGTGTGGTGCGATGGGCAGGAGGGGCAGAGTGCGGGGACGAATCTGCACACGAACTTTCGGTTGAGCGGGGGGGCGGGGTCGGTGGCGCTGGTGATGCCGGTGGACGGGGGGTTGAAGGTGCTGGATTATTTGAACTACACGAATCTGGCGCCGGACCAGAGTTATGGGGATTATCCCAACGGCCAGATGTTCTATCGCCAAAAATTCATGTATCCCACACCAGGTTGGGCCAACAACACCGATCTGGCGTTGCCGGTGGTGCGGATCAACGAATGGATGGCCGACAATACCCTCGTGCTAACGCCCGACCAGCGCTATGAAGATTGGTTCGAGCTCTATAATCCCACCACCAATTTCATCAACCTCCAAGGGTTGTATTTAAGCGATAATCCCAGCAACAAGCTTCAATTCCGCATTCCCGCGGGTTATACCATTCCGCCGCGCGGCTACCTCTTGGTCTGGGCTGACAACCGGCCCGAGTTGAACAGCACGAATGAAGTGGATTTGCATGTCAACTTTGCCCTCGCGCGCCGCGGCGAGTCCATCGGCCTCTACGGGCCGGACGGCTCCGTGATTGACGAGGTGACTTTCGGGGACATGACCGGCAACGTGGTGCTGGGGCGTTATCCTGACGGCAGCTCGCTCATCACCACCTTGAGCCGGCCCACCCCGCGCGGAGCCAATGTGGCCTCAATCACTCCGGGTAATACGCCGCCGCAACTGGCGCCTTTGCCCAACCGCAGCCTGCTGGTGGGGCAAACCTTGCAGCTCGACTTGGTGGCGACTGACGTTGACCAGCCCCCGCAAAATCTCGCCTTTAGTTTCCTGCCGCCCACGCCGGTTTCGGTGACCTTGACCAATGGCAACCGGTTGCGCTGGACTCCCACTCTGGCCGAGGTGGGCACGCATCAAATCGTGGTGCGGGTTACGGATGACGGCACGCCACCCATGAGTGCCACCAACACCTTGCAAGTGACCGTGGGCGCGCTTCCACAGTTGCCACCGGGTGGTCTTTCCCTGGCCAACGGCCGGTTGAGCCTGACCTTTGCCACGGTGCCCGGCGTCACCTACCGCCTGCAATACAAGCAGCAGTTGACGGATGCCGTCTGGCTGGACGTGGCGCCTCCCACCAACGCCGCAGGAGCTACGATAACCTTGCAGGACAACCTGACTGCCCCGCAGCGCTTCTATCGCCTCACGGCGGAATAA